A segment of the Streptomyces sp. P9-A2 genome:
GCGACGTCATCGACACGCGCCGCGAGGTCGGAGGGGCGGACAGGCGAGGTGACAGGCTCTGTGGCAGGGTTCGCCCGTCGGATGCGCCGGGGTGCGAAGAGTGCCGCGCCCGAGGGCGCGACCGTGCCGGAGAATGACGAGGGAGACAGAATGATCTTTATCACCGCGAAGTTCCGGGTGCGCCCCGAATATGCCGACGAGTGGCCGGGGATCGCCGCGGACTTCACCTCGGCCACCCGGGACGAGCCCGGCTGTCTGTGGTTCGACTGGTCCCGCAGCCTCGATGACCCGACGGAGTACGTCCTGGTCGAGGCCTTCCGCGATGACGAGGCGGGGGCGGCCCATGTGCACTCCGAGCATTTCAGGGCCGCGCAGCGGACCCTGCCGCCCCACCTGGCCGAAACGCCCCGCATCGTGAACGCGACGGTCGCGCAGGACGACTGGTCGCTCCTGGGTGAGATGAGCGTCCCCGAGCGGGAGTGACGTACCCGCCTTGAGGTATCCGGACCGTTCAGCGGCCGCGTCGGGGGACCCTCAGATCCGTGACCACCGGGCGGTGGTCCGATGCCTCCGCCGCCACGGCTTCGGCACCGGCCACGGTGATGTCGAAGGAGGCGGCCACCAGGTCGATGCGCTTGATCGGGGCGACCGCCGGATACGTCCCACCGCCGTCCGGGTCGGCGTCCCGCAGCCGCTGCCACAGGGGTGCCAGCTCCGGAGCCGTCGCCTCGGCGTTGAAGTCGCCGATCAGGATCTTCGGTCCGCGGTCGGCGGCCAGTACGTCGAGCATGTCCGCCACCTGGGCCGCACGGACCGAGGGGTCGGCCCGGTGGTCCAGGTGCGTGCTGTAGACGTGCACGTGTACGCCCTTGACGTCGACCGTCACCTCGGCGAACCCGGGCATCGGGGCCGGCACCGGGCCGGGTGCCTGGGTGGAGAGCCGGGTGATCTCGTGGTTCTCCGCCTCGATCACCGGATAGCGGCTCAGGACGGCGACACCGTACTGCCGGCGCTCTGCGTCCTCGGCTGCCGGGGCCAGATCGTAGATCGGTGCGAAGAACACCCGCATGTCCAGCTTCCCGGCCAGTGCACGGGCCTCGTCGACGAATTCGCTGCGGTCGCCCCAGTGCACGTCGACCTCCTGGAGGCCGACCACGTCGGCGCCCAGATCACGCAGTGCCCGCGCGGTCCGGTCCAGGTCGAAGACCCCGTCCTCACCGGCACCGGCGTGAATGTTGTAGGTCGCCACTCTCAGCGGCACCGCCGGGGCGTCCGCCCTGGTGGCACCGGCACCCGCGGCTGTCGCAGGCGCCGCCGCGGCGAGCAGGACTACGGCCGGCGCGGCGGTGGCGGCAGCGCCGCGGACGAGGCGGGAAAAGCTCGGTTTCATGCCTGCTCCGGATCAGGTGGTGGGTGGGACGCGCGGGAGGGGCGGGGCCCGGTCGGCGCGACAGATCGCCTGACAGCACGTCAACACCTGTACCAGGTGGGCGGGTTTATCCACCAGGTCCCCGGTGCCTCTCCCCTGTCGCGATGCCGGGGTGTCCCGTCGTGCCGCCTTCCGGGTGCCGTCGGCGGAGTGCGGGCGAGCCGGTGGTTCCATACCGTCGCACGGTACCTGTCCCGCGCCCCGCCCGGTGTCCGCCGGCTCACCGCCGTCCACGGGGACGGCTCACGGAGCCTCGGCGTTGACGGTGGAGCGGTCCTCGCCGGTCAGGGAACGGGCGAGCGCCAGCCTCGAGAGCATCAGCACGCCTGTCACGATCAGGGCGATGCCCAGCAGTTGGGGCAGGAGCCACCAGCCCGACCGCACGGATTCGGAGTAGACCGTGAGCCCGAGC
Coding sequences within it:
- a CDS encoding putative quinol monooxygenase: MIFITAKFRVRPEYADEWPGIAADFTSATRDEPGCLWFDWSRSLDDPTEYVLVEAFRDDEAGAAHVHSEHFRAAQRTLPPHLAETPRIVNATVAQDDWSLLGEMSVPERE
- a CDS encoding endonuclease/exonuclease/phosphatase family protein, which translates into the protein MKPSFSRLVRGAAATAAPAVVLLAAAAPATAAGAGATRADAPAVPLRVATYNIHAGAGEDGVFDLDRTARALRDLGADVVGLQEVDVHWGDRSEFVDEARALAGKLDMRVFFAPIYDLAPAAEDAERRQYGVAVLSRYPVIEAENHEITRLSTQAPGPVPAPMPGFAEVTVDVKGVHVHVYSTHLDHRADPSVRAAQVADMLDVLAADRGPKILIGDFNAEATAPELAPLWQRLRDADPDGGGTYPAVAPIKRIDLVAASFDITVAGAEAVAAEASDHRPVVTDLRVPRRGR